In one Shewanella loihica PV-4 genomic region, the following are encoded:
- a CDS encoding MBL fold metallo-hydrolase: protein MKRKYLISLGIILGGGMLTSNLINSSSAPQALASGDQLASREPAAHHRSDGGFQNTATNLTENSGMGAILMRYLTETRIDASPSKAIPLMPLTRDGIAALPDSQDSVIRLGHSSILLKIAGQTWLIDPVFSDRASPFSFIGPKRFHQPPIALEQLPEIDGVLISHDHYDHLDEESIKQLHHKVKRFIVPLGVEQHLLRWGVANDKVQPLDWWQSVTLGKLSITATPTQHFSGRGLWDKNQTLWASYVIQSDRSKLYFSGDSGYFDGFKAIGERFGPFDLTMIETGAYDKDWPSIHMTPEQSLQAHLDLGGRQMMPIHNGTFDLAFHSWYEPLERIAALAADANTQLITPIVGQVLDIHNTPESVAWWREEQLNLALNE from the coding sequence ATGAAACGCAAATATCTCATCTCACTTGGCATCATACTCGGAGGCGGCATGCTGACATCTAACCTAATCAACTCCTCTTCGGCGCCGCAAGCCCTGGCCTCAGGTGATCAACTTGCCAGCAGAGAGCCTGCCGCACACCACAGGTCAGATGGCGGCTTTCAAAATACCGCCACCAATCTCACCGAGAACAGCGGCATGGGCGCCATCCTAATGCGTTACCTGACCGAGACGCGAATCGATGCCAGTCCTTCCAAGGCAATCCCCTTGATGCCACTGACCCGCGATGGCATCGCCGCGCTACCTGACTCTCAGGACAGCGTGATCCGCCTGGGCCACTCGAGCATCTTACTCAAGATAGCGGGCCAAACCTGGTTGATCGATCCCGTTTTTAGCGACCGGGCCTCGCCCTTTAGCTTTATCGGCCCTAAACGCTTCCATCAACCACCGATCGCCCTCGAGCAGCTTCCCGAGATCGATGGCGTGTTGATCAGCCACGACCATTACGATCACCTGGACGAAGAGAGCATCAAGCAACTCCACCACAAGGTGAAACGCTTCATCGTCCCTCTGGGCGTGGAGCAACATCTGCTTCGTTGGGGCGTCGCCAATGATAAGGTGCAGCCGCTGGATTGGTGGCAGAGCGTGACGCTTGGCAAACTCAGCATCACGGCAACGCCGACCCAGCACTTTTCCGGCCGGGGACTTTGGGACAAAAACCAGACCCTCTGGGCCAGCTATGTCATTCAATCTGACAGGAGCAAGCTGTACTTCAGCGGCGACTCGGGATACTTCGACGGCTTCAAGGCCATAGGCGAACGGTTCGGCCCCTTCGATCTCACCATGATAGAGACGGGCGCCTATGACAAAGACTGGCCCAGCATCCATATGACGCCGGAGCAGAGCCTACAGGCCCACCTGGATCTGGGTGGACGTCAGATGATGCCGATCCACAACGGTACCTTCGACCTGGCCTTTCACAGCTGGTACGAGCCGCTGGAGCGCATCGCCGCCCTGGCCGCCGATGCAAACACACAGCTCATCACGCCAATCGTGGGACAGGTACTGGATATTCACAACACGCCCGAAAGCGTCGCCTGGTGGCGGGAGGAACAGCTCAACTTAGCACTAAACGAATAA
- a CDS encoding TetR/AcrR family transcriptional regulator: protein MIEKKLTRSELKRAAIVEAASVEFQNKGFSLASMDDIAKRADVSKRTVYNHFPSKEALFSAIMLEMMEMLCAFESLPFSAEESLASQLTQLVQHEIKLLSAKGFIDTARVIIAEAIHKPELIQDAMSEFSKQESPLANWFNQAIAAGALKAKDSEILVVQFTAVIKAYCFWPQLIQGEPLPSQAKLDEITQTVVEMIIKQYT, encoded by the coding sequence ATGATAGAGAAAAAATTAACTCGCTCGGAGCTGAAACGCGCGGCCATCGTCGAGGCAGCCAGTGTGGAGTTTCAAAATAAGGGATTTAGCCTAGCGAGTATGGATGACATTGCCAAACGTGCCGATGTGTCCAAGCGCACCGTGTACAACCATTTCCCCAGCAAAGAGGCGTTGTTTAGTGCCATCATGCTCGAGATGATGGAGATGCTGTGCGCCTTCGAATCTTTACCCTTCAGCGCCGAGGAGAGCCTGGCTTCACAGTTGACCCAATTGGTGCAGCACGAGATTAAGCTGTTAAGTGCTAAGGGGTTTATCGATACGGCCAGGGTGATTATTGCCGAGGCGATTCACAAGCCGGAGCTGATTCAAGACGCAATGTCGGAGTTTAGTAAGCAGGAGTCGCCACTGGCGAACTGGTTCAATCAGGCAATCGCCGCCGGTGCGTTAAAGGCGAAGGATAGCGAGATCTTGGTGGTTCAGTTTACCGCGGTGATCAAGGCCTACTGCTTCTGGCCTCAGTTGATCCAGGGTGAGCCTCTGCCGAGCCAGGCCAAGCTCGATGAGATAACCCAAACTGTGGTCGAGATGATCATCAAGCAATATACCTAG
- a CDS encoding sodium-dependent transporter: protein MSAKDLGHFSSRIGFIMAAAGSAVGVGNIWGFPTQAATHGGGAFLLVYLVLIFLLGYPMLVAELMIGRHGQTNPADAMAKLGSSKLSRNLGKTIGFASIITATLICTFYSILSGWFVSFTLAPIARLVGMQDIALWLTSFSLERNLLFTLIFILMVVLVIRQGVQQGIEAWSKRLMPLLLAILILGVAYILTQPGASQGLNALLVPDFGRIWEPQVLIGALGQTFFSLTVGTGAMMVYGAYLNRQENLAKLTAYVTLTDTSVAFLAALMIIPAMYVAQHNGVQIFAADGSLLNADTLVFTVLPALFDSLGGLAGQLIAIVFFILMTIAGLTSAISIVEVPTSYMVEKTEIQRHSATYLVGGGIALLATIMVFNFDALFALVITLTTERAQPFIALGIALYTGWVWHRNSLLKAIAAQEGAKLDGLFWRIWPVYVKYVCPVLILAIILQLLTA, encoded by the coding sequence ATGAGCGCAAAAGATTTAGGGCATTTCAGCTCACGCATAGGCTTTATCATGGCGGCTGCTGGCTCGGCCGTCGGTGTCGGTAACATCTGGGGATTTCCCACTCAGGCGGCAACCCATGGTGGCGGGGCCTTCCTCTTGGTGTATCTGGTGCTCATCTTCCTGCTGGGTTACCCCATGCTGGTCGCCGAACTCATGATTGGCCGCCACGGCCAGACCAACCCTGCCGATGCCATGGCCAAGCTGGGCAGCAGCAAGCTGAGTCGTAACTTGGGCAAGACCATAGGTTTCGCCTCCATCATTACCGCCACCCTGATCTGCACCTTCTACAGCATCCTATCTGGCTGGTTTGTCAGCTTCACCCTGGCGCCAATCGCCAGGCTAGTGGGAATGCAAGATATTGCCCTCTGGTTAACCAGCTTCTCGCTGGAGCGTAATCTACTCTTTACCCTAATCTTTATTCTCATGGTGGTCTTAGTGATTCGCCAGGGGGTACAGCAGGGGATCGAGGCTTGGTCCAAGCGACTCATGCCACTGCTGTTGGCAATCTTGATATTGGGCGTCGCCTATATTCTGACTCAGCCCGGTGCGAGCCAGGGGCTAAACGCCCTACTGGTGCCGGATTTCGGACGCATTTGGGAACCTCAGGTGCTTATCGGCGCCTTAGGCCAGACCTTCTTCTCACTCACCGTGGGTACAGGCGCCATGATGGTCTACGGCGCCTACCTGAATCGGCAGGAAAACCTGGCTAAGCTGACTGCCTACGTCACCCTGACCGACACCAGCGTCGCCTTCCTCGCCGCCTTGATGATCATACCCGCCATGTATGTGGCCCAACACAACGGCGTTCAGATCTTCGCCGCCGATGGTAGCCTGCTCAATGCCGATACCTTGGTGTTCACCGTACTGCCGGCGCTGTTCGACAGCTTGGGCGGCTTAGCTGGGCAGCTGATCGCCATCGTCTTCTTCATCCTGATGACCATAGCCGGGCTGACATCGGCCATCTCGATTGTCGAGGTGCCCACCAGCTATATGGTGGAGAAGACAGAGATTCAGCGTCACAGCGCCACCTATCTGGTGGGCGGTGGTATCGCCCTGCTGGCGACTATCATGGTGTTTAATTTCGATGCCCTATTCGCTCTTGTGATCACCCTGACCACGGAGCGCGCCCAACCCTTTATCGCCCTGGGCATCGCCCTATACACTGGCTGGGTATGGCATAGAAACAGCCTGCTCAAGGCGATCGCCGCCCAGGAAGGCGCCAAGCTCGACGGCCTCTTCTGGCGCATCTGGCCTGTGTACGTGAAATATGTTTGCCCAGTGCTGATCCTCGCCATCATATTGCAGCTGCTGACCGCCTAA
- a CDS encoding Lrp/AsnC family transcriptional regulator: MTRLQLDKTDIQILKLLQAQGRMANQDLAASVGLSPSPCSRRVKAMEEAGIIAGYAALVDAPYFQLTLTAYVQVRLEKHTQAILDAFEQAIDGYDEVLECALLTGSDADYQLKVLVRDMDAFKHFLLEKLTSNPHIAGIRSSFVLKQVKSRTAIPLPELGTQDDKA, from the coding sequence ATGACAAGACTACAACTCGACAAGACCGACATTCAGATCCTCAAGTTACTGCAAGCCCAGGGACGCATGGCCAACCAAGATCTGGCCGCAAGCGTCGGCCTGTCGCCCTCGCCCTGCTCGCGCCGGGTCAAGGCGATGGAGGAGGCGGGCATCATCGCCGGTTACGCCGCCTTAGTCGATGCCCCTTACTTTCAGTTAACCCTGACCGCCTACGTGCAGGTGAGGCTGGAAAAACACACCCAAGCGATACTCGATGCATTCGAGCAGGCCATCGACGGCTATGACGAGGTACTCGAATGCGCCCTACTGACAGGCAGCGACGCCGATTACCAACTCAAGGTCTTAGTCAGAGACATGGATGCCTTCAAACACTTCCTGCTAGAGAAGCTCACCAGCAACCCGCATATCGCTGGCATACGCTCAAGCTTCGTGCTTAAACAGGTCAAGAGCCGCACCGCTATTCCCCTGCCTGAACTCGGCACTCAAGACGATAAAGCATGA
- a CDS encoding phosphatase PAP2 family protein, with the protein MRSNPPSNLYFSVVLLWSGLTLIPAAIYLGGLSLFPWLELSSLKAQILFGLTSSGTAPYGVLTVLALLLACYLLLPRKQLVPLLFSVCLAMGLSLGLNHFLKPYFGHPRPNVQFLAENQGLSLSGFYQASQPTRRILMAQEVAKLSQEIKLPQETKLSLSPKIAQHWQDEVGYSFPSGHTLFAVTLTLVVSYFLLAAQRFLFAALLCLWALAMGFSRMLLGMHWPQDVLAASLLGGLIALLALLITEKWRAIGQG; encoded by the coding sequence ATGAGATCGAATCCACCCTCCAATCTCTATTTTTCCGTGGTGCTACTCTGGAGCGGTCTGACGCTGATCCCCGCCGCAATCTACTTAGGCGGACTAAGCCTGTTTCCCTGGCTCGAGCTCAGTTCCCTCAAGGCGCAGATACTCTTTGGCTTAACCAGCTCGGGCACGGCGCCCTATGGTGTGCTCACCGTGCTGGCCCTGCTTCTCGCCTGTTATCTGTTGCTGCCACGCAAACAGCTAGTGCCTCTACTGTTTAGCGTCTGCCTCGCCATGGGGCTCAGCCTGGGGCTAAATCACTTTCTCAAGCCTTACTTCGGCCACCCCAGACCCAATGTGCAATTCTTGGCAGAGAACCAAGGGCTGTCGCTTAGCGGTTTTTATCAGGCCAGTCAGCCGACGCGGCGGATATTGATGGCACAAGAGGTTGCCAAGCTATCACAGGAGATCAAGCTGCCACAGGAGACCAAGCTATCCCTCTCCCCCAAGATAGCCCAGCATTGGCAAGATGAGGTGGGTTACTCGTTTCCCTCGGGTCACACCCTGTTTGCGGTGACGCTCACCCTAGTCGTAAGCTATTTTTTGTTGGCGGCGCAAAGGTTTTTATTCGCCGCTCTGTTATGCTTATGGGCGCTGGCCATGGGGTTTAGCCGCATGTTACTGGGCATGCACTGGCCTCAAGATGTCTTGGCGGCATCCTTGCTCGGCGGCCTTATCGCCCTGCTCGCCTTGCTGATCACCGAGAAATGGCGCGCCATCGGCCAAGGCTAG
- the creD gene encoding cell envelope integrity protein CreD: MLSRLPLANSPLSKKLIFIAILTLVAMIPLGLIESLTSDRQHLYHGMVNEIGRSWGEQQTIAGPALVIPYTYEVVQESISDTGKMTKARHTYDSELVVLPEQLNLAVSLKHSFLSRGIFRSLVYQSQVTGSAQFRLEAYSLPNLVNLHPDQARLVFGISANQAIDKLNRFAAKADQQAAAPQRLMPGTGLEQLRGLDRGFHQPIALSPDSEQLTVNFDISLRGSQGISVLPIGQQTEVTLSADWPHPSFHGLLPTERQITAQGFSAQWDVSHLTRNYPQVFTKTQEVNLQEIAAQATLFEPVTHYGKIERAVKYGLLFIMLTSTMLLIFELGQQQVLSSIQYLLVASAMALFYLLLLSLSEHISFGYAYLLAASVPLLSVSAYIASVTASNRRGAFMAIMLLALYSVLYSILKLEDYALLMGSGLLMMVLLLLMYLTRHQIEAPSTPSQE, encoded by the coding sequence ATGTTAAGTCGGTTACCCCTGGCCAACAGCCCACTGAGCAAGAAACTGATCTTCATCGCCATCCTTACCCTAGTGGCTATGATCCCCTTAGGCCTCATCGAGAGCCTCACCTCAGACAGGCAGCATCTGTACCACGGCATGGTCAACGAGATAGGCCGCTCTTGGGGCGAGCAACAGACCATTGCCGGACCTGCGCTGGTGATCCCCTACACCTATGAGGTGGTGCAGGAGAGCATCAGCGACACGGGCAAGATGACCAAGGCGAGGCACACCTACGACAGCGAACTCGTGGTGTTGCCGGAGCAGCTCAACCTCGCCGTCTCGCTCAAACACAGCTTCCTCTCCCGCGGCATCTTCCGCTCTCTGGTCTATCAGTCTCAGGTCACGGGCTCGGCGCAGTTTCGCCTCGAAGCCTACTCCTTACCCAACCTAGTCAACCTGCATCCCGACCAAGCCAGGCTGGTGTTTGGCATCTCCGCCAACCAGGCCATCGACAAGCTCAACCGCTTCGCCGCCAAGGCCGACCAGCAAGCGGCCGCGCCTCAAAGACTCATGCCCGGCACTGGGCTGGAGCAGCTCAGGGGGCTCGACCGCGGCTTTCATCAGCCGATAGCCCTGAGTCCCGACAGTGAGCAACTCACGGTCAACTTCGATATCAGCCTACGGGGCTCTCAAGGGATCTCTGTGCTGCCCATAGGACAGCAGACTGAGGTTACCCTGTCCGCGGACTGGCCGCATCCAAGCTTTCACGGCCTGCTACCGACCGAGCGACAGATAACCGCCCAGGGCTTCAGCGCCCAGTGGGACGTGAGCCACCTGACCCGCAACTATCCCCAGGTCTTTACCAAGACCCAGGAGGTCAATCTGCAGGAGATCGCGGCTCAGGCCACCCTGTTTGAGCCTGTCACCCACTACGGCAAGATAGAGCGTGCGGTCAAATATGGTCTGCTGTTTATCATGCTCACCAGCACCATGCTGCTGATCTTCGAGCTGGGGCAACAGCAGGTCTTAAGCTCGATTCAGTATCTGCTGGTCGCCAGCGCCATGGCGCTCTTCTATCTGCTGTTGCTCTCCCTGTCGGAGCATATCAGCTTCGGTTATGCCTACCTGCTGGCGGCATCTGTGCCACTGCTGTCTGTCTCGGCCTATATTGCCAGCGTGACCGCCAGTAACAGGCGCGGCGCCTTCATGGCCATCATGTTACTGGCGCTCTACAGCGTGCTCTACTCCATCCTGAAGTTGGAAGACTATGCGCTGCTGATGGGATCTGGCCTGCTGATGATGGTGCTGCTGCTCCTCATGTACCTGACTCGTCACCAGATCGAAGCACCATCAACACCTTCGCAAGAGTAA
- the ubiK gene encoding ubiquinone biosynthesis accessory factor UbiK, which produces MINPKKIEEVAKQLSDNLPSGLKQFAGEFEEKSKQVLQNQLMKLDLVSREEFDVQQHVLLKTREKLEALQAQVDALEAKLRQQDEA; this is translated from the coding sequence ATGATTAACCCCAAAAAGATCGAAGAAGTAGCTAAGCAGCTAAGCGATAACCTCCCCAGCGGGCTTAAGCAGTTTGCCGGTGAGTTTGAAGAGAAGAGCAAACAGGTTCTGCAAAACCAGCTGATGAAGCTAGATCTTGTCTCGCGCGAAGAGTTCGATGTGCAGCAGCACGTGCTGTTGAAGACCCGCGAGAAGCTCGAAGCCCTACAGGCGCAGGTCGATGCCCTGGAAGCCAAACTCAGACAGCAAGACGAGGCTTAA
- the rep gene encoding DNA helicase Rep produces the protein MKLNPGQNDAVHYVSGPCLVLAGAGSGKTRVIINKIAYLVQKCGYQARNIAAVTFTNKAAREMKERVAQSMGRKEARGLWISTFHTLGLEIIKREYKVVGLKPGFSLFDDQDTLALLKELTEKEFDGDKDLLRMLMTAISNWKGDLMTPDGAIKTARDEQSQLFALLYQRYAQHMKAYNALDFDDLILLPTLLLRHKQEVRERWQKRIQYLLVDEYQDTNTSQYELVKLLVGERARFTVVGDDDQSIYSWRGAKPQNLVLLGKDFPNLKLIKLEQNYRSSQRILRAANILIANNPHVYDKSLFSELAYGEPLRVLIAANEEQEAERVVAEMIRHKFVGKTQFGDYAILYRGNHQSRLLERALMTNRIPYKLSGGTSFFGRAEIKDIMAYLRLVVNPDDDNAFLRVVNLPKRGIGPATLERLGNYANEQHISMFEAIFHSELNHHLPPAAMSALYQFGKFIVDTGEAATRGEPVEAVKQLIRHINYEDYLYETSTSAKAAEMRMKNISELYRWVTEMLEGDELDEGMTLPEVVTRLTLRDMMERNSEDEAGDQVQLMTLHASKGLEFPYVFMVGVEERILPHQTSIDEDNVEEERRLAYVGITRAQRELWFMICRERRQFGEVMRCEPSRFLMELPQDDLIWENRKPPQSEQQRVQSGRANIANIRDMLKK, from the coding sequence ATGAAGCTCAATCCCGGTCAAAATGATGCTGTTCACTATGTCTCTGGTCCCTGTCTGGTGCTTGCCGGCGCGGGCAGTGGTAAGACGCGTGTGATCATCAATAAAATTGCCTATCTGGTACAGAAGTGTGGTTATCAGGCGCGCAACATCGCCGCCGTGACCTTTACCAATAAGGCGGCGCGGGAGATGAAGGAGCGTGTGGCCCAGTCGATGGGACGCAAGGAGGCCAGAGGGCTGTGGATCTCGACCTTCCACACCCTGGGGCTTGAGATCATCAAGCGCGAATATAAGGTGGTCGGCCTTAAGCCCGGCTTCTCCCTGTTTGACGACCAAGATACCCTGGCGCTGCTGAAAGAGCTGACCGAGAAGGAGTTTGACGGCGATAAAGATCTGCTGCGCATGCTGATGACGGCCATCTCCAACTGGAAGGGCGACCTGATGACGCCAGACGGCGCCATCAAAACCGCCAGAGACGAGCAGTCACAGTTATTTGCCTTGCTCTACCAGCGCTATGCTCAGCATATGAAGGCTTATAATGCGCTGGATTTCGACGATCTTATCCTGCTGCCCACCCTGCTGCTGCGGCACAAGCAGGAGGTTCGTGAACGTTGGCAGAAACGCATTCAATACCTGCTGGTGGATGAGTATCAGGATACCAACACCAGTCAGTATGAGCTGGTGAAATTGCTGGTTGGTGAGCGTGCCCGCTTTACCGTGGTAGGGGACGACGATCAGTCTATCTACTCCTGGCGTGGGGCCAAGCCGCAAAACCTGGTGCTTTTGGGGAAGGACTTTCCCAATCTTAAGTTGATTAAACTCGAACAAAACTACCGCTCCAGTCAGCGGATCCTGCGGGCAGCCAACATATTGATCGCCAATAACCCCCACGTCTACGACAAGTCACTGTTCAGCGAGCTGGCCTATGGTGAGCCGCTGCGGGTGCTGATCGCCGCCAACGAGGAGCAGGAGGCCGAGCGTGTGGTGGCCGAGATGATCCGCCACAAGTTTGTGGGCAAGACCCAGTTTGGCGACTATGCCATCCTCTATCGGGGCAACCATCAGTCGCGCCTGCTGGAGCGCGCCCTGATGACCAACCGCATCCCCTATAAGCTCAGCGGTGGCACCTCTTTCTTCGGCCGCGCCGAGATCAAAGATATCATGGCCTACCTGCGTCTGGTGGTGAATCCCGACGACGATAACGCCTTCCTGCGAGTGGTTAACTTGCCCAAACGCGGCATCGGCCCTGCGACCCTGGAACGCTTGGGTAACTATGCCAATGAGCAGCATATCTCCATGTTCGAGGCGATATTCCATAGCGAGCTGAACCACCATCTGCCGCCGGCGGCCATGTCGGCCCTGTATCAGTTTGGCAAGTTTATCGTCGATACCGGCGAGGCGGCGACCCGTGGCGAACCGGTTGAGGCGGTGAAGCAGCTGATCCGCCACATCAACTACGAAGACTATCTGTACGAGACCAGTACCAGTGCCAAGGCCGCCGAGATGCGGATGAAGAACATCTCCGAGCTCTACCGCTGGGTGACCGAGATGTTAGAGGGCGATGAGCTGGACGAAGGGATGACGCTGCCGGAAGTGGTGACCCGTCTGACCCTGAGAGACATGATGGAGCGCAACAGCGAAGACGAGGCCGGCGATCAGGTGCAGCTGATGACACTGCACGCCTCTAAGGGCCTGGAGTTCCCCTATGTCTTCATGGTGGGAGTGGAGGAGCGCATCTTGCCGCACCAGACCAGCATAGATGAAGACAACGTCGAGGAGGAGCGCCGCCTGGCCTATGTGGGGATCACCCGGGCGCAGAGGGAGCTGTGGTTCATGATCTGCCGCGAGCGGCGCCAGTTTGGTGAGGTGATGCGTTGTGAGCCCAGCCGCTTCCTGATGGAGCTGCCCCAGGACGATCTGATCTGGGAAAACCGTAAGCCGCCTCAGTCCGAGCAGCAAAGAGTGCAGTCGGGCCGGGCCAACATCGCCAACATTCGGGATATGCTGAAAAAGTAA
- a CDS encoding sensor domain-containing diguanylate cyclase, with protein sequence MFRDKTDQHSPREVGRLYKRISRLKSLARKYKRSEIVQNTLLDISNLAARVERAEDFYAGIQTNLNRLLPADNFFIAILNRETNKLGVPFFVDEKDQHPSQLYPSEELSTTLNSGLTGYVLRSQQPLLCDDDKFEQLLASGEIVSRGSSCHQWLGLPIFSSDQTIGVIAVQSYDANITYGEIEVELMTFISQHISGVIERVQYQHNLEAAIEHRTKELSVAYDKLKQEVTERRRAENLQKSLFEIAELSNATIDHQSFYRELHRVISHLLPANNCYIALLEDNGRELHFPFYVSQLNVGAPQRRPLADGLTEFILKHKRPLLLDGSDIKALIKAGQLYAKAPQLNYAETIHQWIGVPLFIQGIVKGALTIYSFTPSQTYQEKDLDLLTFVSQHIAAAIERKLSAESLKQSYEQLEEKVAQRTRALAMLNQDLEKEIAQRRKVEQQLVHDASHDTLTGLPNRAMFMERLAQAVKHVRRHARDRFALLFIDLDRFKLINDTLGHLQGDRFLIETARRLNLCIRSNDTLGRIGGDEFVILLDSINTNSDAIEVAERILGELSEPYQLSNQSFTSGASIGIAFSGHSSGDTSESLLKDADAAMYQAKSNGKGCFVIFDHNTSHQQSHDITLEIELREAIAKQELALQYFPVLALATQEVLALEPRLYWQHEQLGKIKQDQLSNIAEHCNLTKELDLYLFDQLNSDYDKVMQQVDGQVQLHIKLASQHLKHKHAVRKLKNRIKQSYYKADDIWVFFNEKAFVADSDSHIQAFDLLAKQAINLGLCAYGSAHTALSSLSFLPLSGLKLDPSYISHLNNPQQKRLLKAHQLTASALELTLFVEGVKTDLHRQQLVSLGFDQGQGQALGESIDPSKLPEPRKRPSGCISA encoded by the coding sequence ATGTTTAGGGATAAAACAGACCAACATTCACCCCGTGAAGTTGGGCGTTTATATAAAAGGATATCTCGCTTAAAGAGCCTGGCTCGGAAGTACAAGCGTTCTGAGATCGTCCAAAATACGCTATTGGATATCTCCAATCTTGCCGCTCGAGTCGAGCGCGCCGAAGACTTCTATGCTGGTATCCAAACCAATCTCAATCGCCTGCTCCCCGCAGACAACTTCTTCATCGCCATCCTCAACAGAGAAACCAACAAATTAGGCGTGCCTTTCTTCGTCGATGAGAAGGACCAGCACCCAAGCCAGCTTTACCCCAGCGAAGAGTTATCTACCACGCTCAACAGCGGCCTCACCGGCTATGTGCTGCGCAGTCAGCAACCCCTGCTGTGTGATGACGACAAGTTTGAGCAGCTGCTCGCCAGCGGCGAGATCGTCAGTCGAGGATCCAGCTGCCACCAGTGGCTAGGGCTCCCAATTTTCAGCAGCGATCAGACCATAGGGGTGATCGCCGTGCAGAGCTACGATGCCAATATCACCTATGGCGAGATAGAGGTCGAGCTGATGACCTTCATCAGCCAGCATATCTCGGGCGTTATCGAGAGGGTGCAGTACCAACACAATCTCGAGGCCGCAATTGAGCACAGAACCAAGGAGCTGAGCGTCGCCTACGATAAGCTCAAGCAGGAGGTCACCGAGCGGCGACGGGCGGAAAACCTGCAGAAGTCGCTGTTTGAGATAGCCGAGCTATCCAATGCGACCATAGACCACCAGAGCTTCTATCGCGAGCTACACAGGGTGATCAGCCACCTGCTACCGGCCAATAACTGTTATATCGCCCTGCTGGAAGACAATGGCCGTGAGCTGCATTTTCCCTTTTATGTCTCTCAGCTCAACGTAGGCGCGCCGCAAAGGCGCCCTCTGGCCGATGGTCTGACAGAGTTTATTCTCAAGCATAAGCGCCCTTTGCTGCTCGATGGCAGCGACATCAAGGCGCTGATCAAGGCGGGGCAACTCTACGCCAAGGCGCCGCAGCTCAACTATGCCGAGACCATACATCAGTGGATAGGCGTGCCCCTGTTTATTCAAGGCATAGTCAAGGGCGCGCTCACCATCTACAGCTTTACCCCGTCGCAGACCTACCAGGAGAAAGATCTGGATCTGCTCACTTTCGTCTCGCAGCACATCGCCGCGGCGATCGAGCGTAAGCTATCGGCAGAGTCGCTGAAACAGAGCTATGAACAGCTGGAGGAGAAAGTCGCCCAGCGCACCCGCGCCCTGGCGATGCTCAACCAGGATCTCGAAAAGGAGATCGCCCAGCGCCGCAAGGTCGAGCAGCAGCTGGTACACGATGCCAGCCACGACACCCTGACCGGCCTACCCAATCGAGCCATGTTCATGGAGCGCCTAGCCCAGGCGGTCAAGCATGTCAGGCGCCACGCCAGAGACAGGTTTGCCCTGCTGTTTATCGACCTCGACCGCTTTAAGCTGATCAACGATACCCTGGGCCATCTGCAGGGTGACCGTTTCCTGATTGAAACCGCCCGTCGCCTCAACCTCTGCATCAGGAGCAACGACACCTTAGGGCGTATCGGCGGCGATGAGTTTGTGATCCTGCTAGACAGCATCAACACCAATAGCGACGCCATCGAGGTGGCCGAGCGTATCTTAGGCGAGCTGAGCGAGCCCTATCAGCTATCGAATCAGAGCTTCACCTCGGGCGCCAGTATTGGCATCGCCTTCAGCGGCCACAGCAGCGGCGACACCAGCGAGTCGCTGTTGAAGGACGCCGACGCCGCCATGTATCAGGCCAAGTCCAACGGCAAGGGCTGCTTCGTCATCTTCGATCACAACACCAGCCATCAGCAGAGCCATGACATCACCCTGGAGATAGAGCTCAGAGAGGCGATCGCCAAACAAGAGTTGGCGCTGCAGTATTTCCCCGTGTTGGCTTTGGCGACCCAGGAGGTTCTCGCCCTGGAGCCAAGGCTCTACTGGCAGCATGAACAGCTAGGCAAGATCAAACAGGATCAGCTCAGCAATATCGCCGAGCACTGCAACCTGACCAAGGAGTTGGATCTCTATCTCTTCGACCAGCTCAACAGTGACTATGACAAGGTGATGCAGCAGGTCGACGGCCAGGTGCAGCTGCACATCAAACTCGCCAGTCAGCACCTGAAACATAAACATGCGGTGCGCAAGCTGAAGAATCGCATCAAGCAGAGTTACTATAAAGCTGACGATATCTGGGTATTCTTCAACGAGAAGGCCTTTGTCGCCGACAGCGACAGCCATATTCAGGCGTTCGACCTCCTGGCTAAGCAGGCCATCAACTTAGGCCTGTGCGCCTACGGTAGCGCCCACACGGCACTGAGCAGCCTCAGCTTCCTGCCCTTAAGCGGCCTGAAGCTAGACCCTAGCTATATCAGTCATCTAAATAATCCGCAGCAGAAACGCCTGCTTAAGGCGCATCAGCTGACCGCCTCGGCGCTCGAGCTGACGCTATTTGTGGAAGGGGTTAAGACAGATCTGCATAGGCAGCAGCTGGTCAGCCTAGGCTTCGATCAGGGTCAGGGCCAGGCCCTGGGTGAGTCTATCGATCCCAGTAAGCTGCCCGAGCCCAGAAAGCGGCCGAGCGGCTGCATCTCAGCCTAA